A window of Natrinema versiforme contains these coding sequences:
- a CDS encoding HalOD1 output domain-containing protein, translating to MSDRGPIEYDIETNTYRVQYDFASVEPSVAVVDVLESITERESATLPPLYEVIDPEGLDTVLEHAQRATHTQQLSVSFRYHEFLVTVSGDGTIEVAVIEDEGSSDE from the coding sequence ATGAGTGACCGCGGCCCGATCGAATACGACATCGAGACGAATACCTATCGCGTGCAGTACGACTTCGCGTCGGTCGAACCCAGCGTCGCAGTCGTCGACGTGCTCGAGTCGATCACCGAGCGCGAGTCGGCGACGCTGCCCCCGCTCTACGAGGTCATCGACCCCGAGGGCCTCGATACCGTACTGGAACACGCACAGCGCGCGACCCACACCCAGCAGCTGTCGGTCTCCTTTCGCTATCACGAGTTCCTCGTTACTGTTTCTGGAGATGGCACGATCGAAGTCGCGGTTATTGAGGACGAAGGCTCGAGTGACGAGTGA
- a CDS encoding Lrp/AsnC family transcriptional regulator, whose amino-acid sequence MDLDETNKAVLYLLQRDARRLTTKEMAEKIGVSPSTVRNRIEQLEAEGIIRGYHPIVDYDKAGLQLHVLFICTAPNPEREQLAKAAREVSGVVTIQEVLNGQQNIQIEAVGTETDDIARISDELSDLGLEVINSKILKSFHKQPFDHFGQQIVDDETDE is encoded by the coding sequence ATGGATCTCGATGAAACGAACAAGGCCGTCCTCTATCTGCTCCAACGCGATGCACGGCGACTCACGACCAAGGAGATGGCCGAAAAAATCGGCGTCTCACCGAGCACGGTGCGGAATCGAATCGAGCAACTCGAGGCGGAAGGCATCATCCGCGGCTACCATCCGATCGTCGACTACGACAAAGCGGGCCTCCAGTTGCACGTCCTCTTTATCTGTACCGCGCCGAATCCGGAACGCGAGCAGTTGGCGAAAGCGGCCCGCGAGGTGAGCGGCGTCGTCACGATCCAGGAAGTCCTCAACGGCCAGCAGAACATCCAGATCGAGGCCGTCGGCACCGAAACCGACGACATCGCACGGATCAGCGACGAACTCTCCGATCTCGGGCTCGAGGTCATCAACTCGAAGATCCTCAAGAGTTTCCACAAGCAACCGTTCGACCACTTCGGCCAACAGATCGTCGACGACGAAACGGATGAGTGA